A single region of the Sciurus carolinensis chromosome 14, mSciCar1.2, whole genome shotgun sequence genome encodes:
- the Lcn8 gene encoding epididymal-specific lipocalin-8 isoform X2, giving the protein MAARLRGAALGVLLVLWVQVASTLVDLDLQKISGFWREVGVASKYNVALKAGMKVEGLFITSSGHNVTVKATYNSSGSCVTEKVVGSGRDAVGKLAFPGHREIFVLDTDYEHYAILRVSLLWRGKEFHVFKYLTRSLDTEDEPGFWRFREMTADTGLYLVSRHRRCAKLLKEELI; this is encoded by the exons ATGGCGGCCAGGCTGCGGGGCGCCGCCCTGGGTGTGCTCCTGGTGCTCTGGGTGCAGGTGGCGTCCACCTTGGTGGACCTAGACCTGCAGAAG ATTTCAGGCTTCTGGCGGGAAGTCGGTGTGGCCTCCAAGTATAATGTGGCCCTGAAGGCTGGGATGAAGGTGGAGGGCTTGTTCATCACCTCGAGTGGTCACAACGTGACCGTCAAGGCTACCTACAACAG CTCAGGAAGCTGCGTGACAGAGAAAGTGGTGGGCTCAGGAAGAGATGCGGTGGGAAAACTGGCTTTCCCTG GCCACAGGGAGATCTTTGTGCTGGACACAGACTATGAGCACTACGCCATCCTGAGAGTGTCCCTGCTTTGGCGGGGCAAGGAGTTCCACGTGTTCAAGTACCTCA CTCGGAGCCTTGACACTGAGGATGAGCCTGGATTCTGGAGGTTCCGGGAGATGACAGCAGACACGGGCCTTTACCTGGTGTCCAGGCACA GGAGGTGTGCGAAGCTCCTGAAGGAG GAGCTGATTTAG
- the Lcn8 gene encoding epididymal-specific lipocalin-8 isoform X1, with translation MAARLRGAALGVLLVLWVQVASTLVDLDLQKISGFWREVGVASKYNVALKAGMKVEGLFITSSGHNVTVKATYNSSGSCVTEKVVGSGRDAVGKLAFPGHREIFVLDTDYEHYAILRVSLLWRGKEFHVFKYLTRSLDTEDEPGFWRFREMTADTGLYLVSRHRRCAKLLKEPSAQRSALPHL, from the exons ATGGCGGCCAGGCTGCGGGGCGCCGCCCTGGGTGTGCTCCTGGTGCTCTGGGTGCAGGTGGCGTCCACCTTGGTGGACCTAGACCTGCAGAAG ATTTCAGGCTTCTGGCGGGAAGTCGGTGTGGCCTCCAAGTATAATGTGGCCCTGAAGGCTGGGATGAAGGTGGAGGGCTTGTTCATCACCTCGAGTGGTCACAACGTGACCGTCAAGGCTACCTACAACAG CTCAGGAAGCTGCGTGACAGAGAAAGTGGTGGGCTCAGGAAGAGATGCGGTGGGAAAACTGGCTTTCCCTG GCCACAGGGAGATCTTTGTGCTGGACACAGACTATGAGCACTACGCCATCCTGAGAGTGTCCCTGCTTTGGCGGGGCAAGGAGTTCCACGTGTTCAAGTACCTCA CTCGGAGCCTTGACACTGAGGATGAGCCTGGATTCTGGAGGTTCCGGGAGATGACAGCAGACACGGGCCTTTACCTGGTGTCCAGGCACA GGAGGTGTGCGAAGCTCCTGAAGGAG CCCAGTGCCCAGCGGTCGGCACTGCCCCACCTGTGA
- the Lcn15 gene encoding lipocalin-15 isoform X1, whose protein sequence is MRLVLLSWVLLLFWESATLAEVLLQPDFDARKFSGLWYVVSMVSDCKVFLGKKDHLLMSTRDINATKGGCLSVHMEFPRVDGCAQVDATFLKMGSEGHFRVPALGYLDVRVADTDYSSFAVVYIYKELEGALSTMVQLYSRTQDASPQALKAFQDFYPTVGLPDDMMVMLPKSGACSPGQGGTSATPESHPSPAQAGHRPLDRLPPPLVSPGSSSSL, encoded by the exons ATGAGGCTGGTCCTGCTGAGCTGGGTCCTGCTCCTGTTCTGGGAGTCTGCGACTCTGGCCGAGGTTCTGCTGCAACCTGACTTCGATGCCAGAAAG TTCTCAGGCCTCTGGTATGTTGTCTCCATGGTGTCTGACTGCAAAGTATTCTTGGGCAAGAAGGACCACCTGCTGATGTCCACCAGGGATATCAATGCCACCAAGGGGGGCTGTCTCAGTGTTCACATGGAGTTCCCAAG GGTCGATGGCTGTGCCCAGGTGGATGCCACGTTCCTGAAGATGGGCTCCGAGGGTCACTTCAGAGTTCCAG CCTTGGGCTACCTGGACGTGCGCGTGGCAGACACGGACTACAGCTCCTTTGCGGTGGTCTACATCTACAAGGAGCTGGAGGGGGCGCTCAGCACCATGGTGCAGCTCTACA GTCGGACCCAGGACGCCAGCCCCCAGGCCCTGAAGGCCTTCCAGGACTTCTACCCCACGGTGGGGCTCCCCGATGACATGATGGTCATGCTGCCCAAGTCAG GCGCGTGCTCCCCAGGGCAGGGCGGCACCTCGGCAACCCCAGAGTCCcatcccagccctgcccaggcggGGCACAGG CCCCTGGACCGCCTGCCTCCTCCCCTGGTGTCACCTGGGTCTTCATCCTCTCTCTGA
- the Lcn15 gene encoding lipocalin-15 isoform X2 has product MRLVLLSWVLLLFWESATLAEVLLQPDFDARKFSGLWYVVSMVSDCKVFLGKKDHLLMSTRDINATKGGCLSVHMEFPRVDGCAQVDATFLKMGSEGHFRVPALGYLDVRVADTDYSSFAVVYIYKELEGALSTMVQLYSRTQDASPQALKAFQDFYPTVGLPDDMMVMLPKSGACSPGQGGTSATPESHPSPAQAGHRGEPAAASPTSPGGQ; this is encoded by the exons ATGAGGCTGGTCCTGCTGAGCTGGGTCCTGCTCCTGTTCTGGGAGTCTGCGACTCTGGCCGAGGTTCTGCTGCAACCTGACTTCGATGCCAGAAAG TTCTCAGGCCTCTGGTATGTTGTCTCCATGGTGTCTGACTGCAAAGTATTCTTGGGCAAGAAGGACCACCTGCTGATGTCCACCAGGGATATCAATGCCACCAAGGGGGGCTGTCTCAGTGTTCACATGGAGTTCCCAAG GGTCGATGGCTGTGCCCAGGTGGATGCCACGTTCCTGAAGATGGGCTCCGAGGGTCACTTCAGAGTTCCAG CCTTGGGCTACCTGGACGTGCGCGTGGCAGACACGGACTACAGCTCCTTTGCGGTGGTCTACATCTACAAGGAGCTGGAGGGGGCGCTCAGCACCATGGTGCAGCTCTACA GTCGGACCCAGGACGCCAGCCCCCAGGCCCTGAAGGCCTTCCAGGACTTCTACCCCACGGTGGGGCTCCCCGATGACATGATGGTCATGCTGCCCAAGTCAG GCGCGTGCTCCCCAGGGCAGGGCGGCACCTCGGCAACCCCAGAGTCCcatcccagccctgcccaggcggGGCACAGG GGGGAGCCGGCAGCCGCAAGCCCCACCTCCCCAGGCGGGCAGTGA